The Amycolatopsis sp. DG1A-15b genome contains the following window.
GGCCGCCGGTTTCATCGCGGGCGGGCTGGCCGAGCGCGTGCTCGTGATCGGCGCCGACACCTTCACCACGCTCATCGACCCCAACGACCGGACCACCGTGCCGATCTTCGGCGACGGCGCGGGCGCGGTCCTGCTGCGCGCGGGTGAGGCCGGCGAGCCGGGCGCGTTCGGCCCGTTCGACCTGCACAGCGAGGGTGAGCACGCCGAACTGCTGTGGGTGGAGGCGGGCGGCGCGCGGCGGCGGCTCTCCGACCAGCCGGGCGACCGCTTCCTCGCCATGCAGGGCACGGCCGTGTTCCGCCACGCTTGCGCGCGCATGGCGGAGTCGTCGCGCACGGTCCTGGAGCGCGCGGGCTGGATGGTCGGCGACGTCGACCGCTTCGTCGGGCACCAGGCGAACATCCGGATCCTCCAGGCGACGGCGAAGCAGCTCGGCATGCCGGCCGACGCCGTGGTCGCCAACATCGACCGGGTCGGCAACACCAGCGCCGCGTCCATCCCGCTCGCCCTGGCCGACGCCCGCGCCGACGGCACCCTCGTGCCCGGGCACCGCGTCCTGCTCAGCGCGTTCGGCGCCGGCCTGACCTGGGGTTCGACGGTGCTGCGCTGGCCGGACCTGGGTCAGCTGTCCTGAGTCTTCGGGCCCGCCGTCCAGGTCGGCGTCGCCTCCGCGCGGCCGCGCAGCTCCAGCTCGCCGTGCTTCTCCCAGTGGGCGGCTTCGCCCGGCAGCGCCGCGGAGACGACGGCGTCGCTGGCGAGCACCCGTGACGGGACCGCCTTGGCGAGTTCGGTGAGCCGCGCGGCCTCGTTGACCGCGTCGCCGATCACGGTGTACTCGAGCCGGCTGCTGGTGCCGAGCTGCCCGGCGAACACCGGGCCGCTGGAGACGCCGATGCCGAGGTCGAGCTCGCCGGCCTCGCGCACCGCGTCCCGGATCACCCGCGCCGCGGCCAGCGCGGCCGTCGGGGCGTCCGCGAGCCGCGTCGGCGCGCCGAAGATGCACAGCGCGGCGTCACCCTGGAACTTGTTGACCAGCCCGCCGCGCGCGTTGACCGCGGCGACGACCGCGGCGAACAGCCGGTTCAGCTTCCCGACCAGTTCCTCCGGCGGCGTGCGGTAGGCCAGCGCCGTCGAGTCGACGACGTCGACGAACAACGCCGTGACCTCGCGGACGTCGCCCGAAAGGGACGCGCCGTACTCGAGGGCGTGCCGGGCGACCTCGGCGCCGACGTGCCGGCCGAACAGGTCCCGCATCCGCGCCTGTTCGCGCAGGCCGGCGGCGAGCTGGTTCACCGACGTCTGGAGCAGGCCGATCTCGCTGGAGTCGTCGACGTCCACGGCGACGTCGGTGTTGCCGCGCGCGATCTCGTCGAGCGCCACGCGCAGCCGGTGCAGCGGCGCCGCGACCGCCCTGGCCAGCAGCGCCGTGCCGATCGCGCCGACGCCGAGGCCGATCACCGACAGCATGATGAGGCTCGCGGTGTGGTCGCCCGAGCCCAGCTCCGGCGGGGTGGCGATGAGCAGGACGCCCACCAGCGGGACGCCGCTGGCCAGCGCCCAGGTGACGATCAGCCGGGTCAGCACGGTGACCGGCAGCGAGCCGCGCGGGGGCAGGACCGCCAGGGCGATCGTCATCACCGGCCGCGCCACCCACTCGGCGGCGAGGTAGGTGAGGCCGACGGTGGTGAGCCCGCCCAGCCCGATCACCGTGGCCATGCCGACGGCGTCGTCGGCCGAGCCGAGCGTCCCGGCGAGCACGGTGAGGATGACGGTGCCGATGAGCCAGAGCGTGCCGCTGACCACCGCCATGTCGACGGGCAGCCGCAGCGCGCGCCGCGCCTCGCTGACCGACGGCGGGCGGCCGAGCACGAACCAGATCGCGGTGCGGCGCTGCAGCCACGCCGTCCACAGCGTCCCGGCGAGCAGCGCCGCGGCGACGATGCCGGCCGCGGTCAGGCCGAGCACCCAGCCGCGGTCGCCGACGTCGTTCGGCAGGCCCTGCAGCACCAGCAGCAGCGCGACCACACCGGAGCCGGCGACGCTCGAGCCGAGGCCCAGCCCGGCGAAGCCCAGGCTGGTGCGCAACACCACCCGGAAGTTCTTCACGGCGATCTTGCGCACGGCGTTGATCGTACGGCCGAAAATGCGTGGCCACTCCCCGTGGCCGGTGGTTACCGTGCGGATCATGGAGTCACTCGGCTTGGAGGAGATCCGGGCCTCGTTCGTCAACTGCACCCGCGGCGAAGCCAAGGGCGTGACGCTGCCCGCCCGGCCCGAGGAAATCCCGTGGGAGCAGCGGGAGTTCCTCGGCTGGCGCGACCCGAAGGCGCCCGCGCGGGCCTACCTCGTGCTGCCCCACGGCGGTGAGGTGGTCGGGCTCGCCCTGCGCGCGGCCCCGCCCCCGAAGTCACGCCTGCGCAGCAACATCTGCGG
Protein-coding sequences here:
- a CDS encoding beta-ketoacyl-ACP synthase III encodes the protein MPAPAAVLTGLGSWLPTKVLDNHEIAARLDTSDEWIRTRTGIRERRVAGPGESTVDLAVGAGREALGGTSADAVVLATSTPDQPCPASAPQVAARLGLGTAAAFDVNAVCSGFVYALATAAGFIAGGLAERVLVIGADTFTTLIDPNDRTTVPIFGDGAGAVLLRAGEAGEPGAFGPFDLHSEGEHAELLWVEAGGARRRLSDQPGDRFLAMQGTAVFRHACARMAESSRTVLERAGWMVGDVDRFVGHQANIRILQATAKQLGMPADAVVANIDRVGNTSAASIPLALADARADGTLVPGHRVLLSAFGAGLTWGSTVLRWPDLGQLS
- a CDS encoding adenylate/guanylate cyclase domain-containing protein, with product MRKIAVKNFRVVLRTSLGFAGLGLGSSVAGSGVVALLLVLQGLPNDVGDRGWVLGLTAAGIVAAALLAGTLWTAWLQRRTAIWFVLGRPPSVSEARRALRLPVDMAVVSGTLWLIGTVILTVLAGTLGSADDAVGMATVIGLGGLTTVGLTYLAAEWVARPVMTIALAVLPPRGSLPVTVLTRLIVTWALASGVPLVGVLLIATPPELGSGDHTASLIMLSVIGLGVGAIGTALLARAVAAPLHRLRVALDEIARGNTDVAVDVDDSSEIGLLQTSVNQLAAGLREQARMRDLFGRHVGAEVARHALEYGASLSGDVREVTALFVDVVDSTALAYRTPPEELVGKLNRLFAAVVAAVNARGGLVNKFQGDAALCIFGAPTRLADAPTAALAAARVIRDAVREAGELDLGIGVSSGPVFAGQLGTSSRLEYTVIGDAVNEAARLTELAKAVPSRVLASDAVVSAALPGEAAHWEKHGELELRGRAEATPTWTAGPKTQDS
- a CDS encoding FBP domain-containing protein, with product MESLGLEEIRASFVNCTRGEAKGVTLPARPEEIPWEQREFLGWRDPKAPARAYLVLPHGGEVVGLALRAAPPPKSRLRSNICGFCTTTHGLADITLFSAKRAGKAGREGNTLGIYACGNLACCRYVRGDLKSDVPQPFETLTLEERIARLEEKLHKFVARVLESR